A single window of uncultured Pseudodesulfovibrio sp. DNA harbors:
- a CDS encoding MBL fold metallo-hydrolase yields MSDILRKVDRVSILTLQDNYVDVLAMDGNDTIERPILVKNPTKTGATLSLSPVAEHGFSTCITVEADGQERRMLFDFGCSPHGAAFNADLLNEDMTRVEALALSHGHLDHFGGMKQLVERTGRSDLELVTHPGVFKESRFVKTPTGYQLIFPTLARADVEALGVSVVESEVPRQMLDGNALFLGEIPRNCDFERGMPNAFQKNGGEESFDTIEDDSSMVFHLKGKGLVILSGCAHAGIVNTVNYAREVTGVDKVHAIMGGFHLTGPDFVHAVEPTIAAFQSFSPQHVIPAHCTGRAATLAIEKAMPDEFILNMSGTTLNFA; encoded by the coding sequence ATGAGTGATATTCTCAGAAAAGTAGACAGGGTCTCGATTCTTACGCTTCAAGATAATTATGTTGATGTGCTGGCCATGGATGGGAATGATACAATCGAACGGCCAATTCTTGTAAAAAACCCCACAAAAACCGGAGCAACATTGTCGTTGAGTCCTGTTGCGGAGCATGGCTTTTCCACATGCATCACCGTGGAAGCGGACGGGCAGGAACGACGTATGCTTTTTGATTTTGGGTGCTCACCTCATGGCGCGGCATTTAACGCAGACTTATTGAATGAGGACATGACACGTGTCGAAGCGTTGGCGCTTTCACATGGTCATTTGGATCATTTCGGGGGCATGAAGCAACTGGTTGAGCGGACGGGCAGGTCGGATTTGGAACTCGTCACGCATCCCGGGGTGTTCAAGGAGAGTCGTTTCGTGAAGACTCCCACGGGGTATCAGCTTATTTTTCCAACGCTTGCGAGAGCTGATGTGGAGGCTTTAGGCGTGTCCGTAGTTGAATCTGAAGTCCCTCGTCAGATGTTGGACGGGAATGCTTTGTTCTTGGGGGAGATTCCTAGAAATTGTGATTTTGAACGGGGGATGCCGAACGCGTTTCAAAAAAACGGCGGGGAAGAATCTTTCGATACCATAGAGGACGATTCATCCATGGTCTTTCATTTGAAGGGGAAAGGGTTAGTTATCCTTTCGGGTTGTGCGCATGCCGGTATCGTCAATACGGTCAACTATGCGCGAGAGGTTACGGGAGTGGACAAGGTCCATGCGATCATGGGTGGTTTTCATTTGACCGGGCCTGACTTCGTTCATGCTGTCGAGCCGACCATAGCGGCTTTTCAATCGTTTTCACCGCAGCACGTGATCCCGGCGCATTGCACAGGGCGGGCGGCAACCCTTGCCATTGAAAAGGCCATGCCAGATGAGTTCATTTTGAATATGTCCGGGACGACATTGAATTTTGCTTGA